The region CCTTTTTTGCCATAGGGAGAGTCTATAATAAACCTTCCAACTCCTACTCCACCGTCTATATTTATAATATCATCCTCCCTAAATCTTACCTTTGCAAATATCTTTATTTTATCTGTAGCATCTATATCGTCTCCTGCATCCTTTGTAACACAGGCTGTCCCAAAATTATCTTCAACCTTTGTTTCGTCAACTTTTATATTCAATATTAAATCCTCTGGAGTTTTTATATCGACGGTTTCAACGCTTTTTTCTAATAGAGCAAGCAATGCAGCCTTTGTTGCAGCAGCGGCACAGCTTCCTGTTGTTATACCACATCTTAACCTTTTACCCTCATGAACTATAAACATCTTTCCACCGCCAGATATTGAATTGCATTTAATATAGCTGCTGCAACATTGCTGCCTCCCTTAGTGCCAACAGTTGAAATTGATGGAACATCTATTTTTCTCAACTCTTCCTTGGATTCGGCTGCTCCAACAAATCCTACAGGTACTCCTATAATAAGCTTTGGATTTAGTGTTCCATTTTTTATGTGCTCTATTATCCTGAAAAGAGCAGTTGGGGCATTGCCTATTACAAATATATCCACTCCATTCTGTGCTGCAATGTCAACGGCAGCCATGGACCTTGTTATTCCCTCTTCCTTTGACCTTTGAAATACAAGCGGATTATCTACAAAACAATCTATGCTGCAGTTTATAGATTCAAGTGTCCTTTTGTTTATCCCAGAATAGGCCATGCGCGTGTCGGTGAATATTTTGCAGCCTTCTTTAAGTGCCTTTATCCCAACTTCTACTGCATCCTTTTTAAATCTTAATATGTTTTCGTATTCGTAGTCGCCTGTAGTGTGAATTGCTCTCAAGACTACTGGCAATTCTAATTCGCCATGGGTAAATTTTAAATTTGGCATTATAATTTCAAAGCTTCTTTTCTCTATCTCATTAGGATTTTTAATATACATCATATTCTTACCCTCTTATCCTCTAATCGTTCCTTAAGTATCTCAAGCATCAATGGATGAAAATCAATTGGTCCTACAAATTCTATGATTAAGTCATTATACTTTTCCTTTGCACATTTCAACATTTCTGGGACATCCTCTTTTATGTGTATTCCAGAATATAAAAAATATGGCATTGCAATTATTTTTCTAACTCCGTCGCTATACATATTTTCAATAGCCATCTCTATCCCCGGTCTATTAAACTCCATGAACGTTGGATATACTTTCATTCCAATGAATTTTTCAAATTCCTCTGCCACCCTAAAAAATGTTTTCTCTGCCTCATTGCTTCTGCTTCCATGGCTTATAAGTAATATTGCTTCCATCGCTATTCTCCCTTCATATTGCTTATTATATTTTCAATTATATTAAAACTTCCAAGAAAACTAACGTGCTGATACATAGCAAAGGTATTATTAACCTGATATCCGCACTCTGTTATCCTGTTTCCCATTGTTTTTTTAACCGTCAATAGATTTACACAGTTAATTTGGGATAATGATTTATGAAATTCATGTCCTGTAAACTTATCTCCCTTTTTCCCGATAAGGCAGTCATTTTTTATTTCAACATCTACATATCCAAAATTTTGCAGCCTATCGGTCATATAACTTATACCGTCAAATACTCCCGTCATTTCAAACCCATCTATTTCCTTTGTTAGATACATCAATCCTCCACATTCTGCAAATATATATCCACCGTTTTGTGAATATTGTCTTATGGAATTTAACATTGTTTTATTTCTGCTAAGTTCCTTTTTGAAAACCTCAGGATAGCCTCCTCCGAGATATAAAAAATCGCACTCAGGCAATTTATCATCTTCAATAGGCGAAAAATATGTAACATCAAATAAAGAGTTCAATATCTCTAAATTCTCCCTATAGTAAAATGAAAAAGCCTTGTCCATTGCAATAGCTGCCCTGAAACCTGTTTTATCATATTTTGCTTTTTTAAATGCTTCAACATCCTTAAATAGAGACAGCATTGTCTCTATATCGATATTTTTCTTTATATTTTCAGCCATAGTATTAACCTTTTTATCAATGTCTTCAATTTCAGAGGACTGGATTAGTCCTAAGTGTCTCGATTGAAGAATATAATCATCTTTTTCTTCTATAAAGCCAAGAACTTTTATATCCACATGCTGTTCTAAAGCTGACTTTAATAGTTCATAATAGTGCTTTGATATTCTGTTGAATATTATTCCCTTGATATTTCCTGCAAAATCCACCATACCCTTAATTTTTGGGATGGCTGAAAACATCTCGCCCTTAGGAGTATAGATTAGAACAGTATCTAAATTTAAATTTTTTGCTATGTTAAAGCTTGAATTTTCAAATGTATTGTATATCCCATCAAAATATCCCATAGCACCTTCTACGATACAAAGGTCCTTTTCCACATCTATGGCATGCTTTATATCCCCCTGAAGATGCATATCAAGGTTCTGTGCCATATATTTTGCTGCCCTTCCTAAAAATGCTGTATCTATGTAATCTGGACCTGTCTTGCATGGAAAAACAGTATAATTCAAATCCATTAATGCCTTTATTAACCCTGATGTTAATATGGTCTTTCCGCTTCCGCTATTTGGTGCTGAAATCACTATCCCCTTCATCTAATCACCTTCAGTTATTTTTTCTAAAGTCTTTACCCAGTATTTTTTATAACCTGCTATTTCAAATTCTACTTCCCTCTTTTTATCGTAAATTATCCCCAGCATATTTCCACTGTGGGCACCTATTATTCCAAGCCCATCAGTTTTTTTCATAATATTTAATACATCATCCAGTATATTATACCTAAGCCTTTGCTGATTCCTAATAATGCTGCTGGTTGATACCTCAGCTAAGTATTTTAAATCCCTTTTTGTTACTGCCTCTTTTAAAATTTGGTATAGGTCATCAACTTTTGAAAGGTCGTTTTTTACTTCATTGTTGAATTTGATTGTGTCTACTCCTTCCCTGCCCTCAAATACAAGAACGTCAAATTCAAAATAATCGCCTATTTCCTCAAAGAAAAGTCCATTTTTATAATCAAATGCTGTTGCCCTTTTGAAAATGATGCTGTCGGTAGGCTCTATCTTAATAGTTTCTTCTATTAGTTCTTCAATATTATATTTTCTCCCAAAATAATTTAAAATGCAGTGATATAAAGCACATAAATCTGCAGTGCTGCTGGCAAATCCCTTTTCCTTTGGAATATTAGAATGGATTTCAAAGCCTAATTTTTCTTCTATTCCCCATTTGTTTAATAAGTTTTCTAAAAATTTACGACTTTTATAGTAATTGTTCTCTTTATTTTCTTTTATAATTTTTACTTTTGTATATATATTTATAGGGAAAGAAACTAAAATATCTATTCCGTTAACTTTCCCTTGGAGTATTTCTCCTACGCTTCCTGGATATTTGCATTCATACATATCATTCACCTAATATATCTATTAATTCTTTTAAAATCAAATCGTTATATTCCCTTGATTTAATTGCTATCCTAATATAGCTTTTATCGAGTCCATCAATGTTTGAACATTTTCTTATCAGTATTCCTTTTTCTAAAAGCCTGTTATATATAAAGTCTTCATCATATTTTAGAAGTTTAATAAGTATAAAGTTTGCGTCGGTTTTATATGCCACTATATTTTTTATTTTTGATAAAATGTTGAGCATATATTGTCTTTCTTCATTTATATATTCTTTGCTTTTTTTTATGTAATCCTTATTTTTAAATATTATTTCAGTTGCAGCATCTGCAAAACTGTTTATGCTCCAAGGAAGTTCAATTTCTTTATATCTTTCTGCCCAGTTTGCACTAACCTTAGCATAGCCAAGCCTAATTCCTGGAAGTGCAAAGAATTTAGTTGCAGCCCTTATTATGCATATATCATCAAAATTTTTTAAAAGTTCAATGCTGTCATAATCATAGGGACAAAACTCATAAAAGGCTTCGTCGAGCATTAAAAAAGCTCCCTTTTCTTGTGTGATTACAGCTAAATTAATTAACACTTCCCTATCAATCCTTTTACCATTTGGATTATTAGGATTTCCTAATATTATTAAGTCTTTGGGCCTTATATTGTTTTTTAATTCTTCAATGGCGATTTCAAAATTTGAATCATATTTAAATTTTCTGACCTCTTTATTTAATGCCTTTGCCCTTAGGACGTATTCAGAAAAGCAAGGGGTGAATACAACTACTCTATCAAAAAAGAGTATAAAATTATTGATAATCTCTACTGCTCCATTCCCTGCTACAACTTGGCTTGGCTCAACATTTAGATAATCAGCTATATTTTTTTTGAGCCTTCTGTATTTAATGTCAGGGTAAACAGATACCTCATCAAAGCATTTAATTAAATATTCCTTAAGCTCAGGCATGACTCCAAGCGGATTTATGTTGCTCGAAAAATCTATAACTTTTTTATTGTGCGAATATATATCTCCTCCGTGCATCATACTGCCTCCAGAATTATCTTCATTTTTTTAGCAAAAATGCTATTGTTAAAAATATTAATTCCGTTGTAAACATTATATTTATCGTCCTTTTTATATCATCAGATGTAAGTTCCCTTATCTTAT is a window of Caloramator mitchellensis DNA encoding:
- a CDS encoding precorrin-8X methylmutase encodes the protein MMYIKNPNEIEKRSFEIIMPNLKFTHGELELPVVLRAIHTTGDYEYENILRFKKDAVEVGIKALKEGCKIFTDTRMAYSGINKRTLESINCSIDCFVDNPLVFQRSKEEGITRSMAAVDIAAQNGVDIFVIGNAPTALFRIIEHIKNGTLNPKLIIGVPVGFVGAAESKEELRKIDVPSISTVGTKGGSNVAAAILNAIQYLAVERCL
- a CDS encoding sirohydrochlorin chelatase, with the protein product MEAILLISHGSRSNEAEKTFFRVAEEFEKFIGMKVYPTFMEFNRPGIEMAIENMYSDGVRKIIAMPYFLYSGIHIKEDVPEMLKCAKEKYNDLIIEFVGPIDFHPLMLEILKERLEDKRVRI
- a CDS encoding cobyrinate a,c-diamide synthase, with product MKGIVISAPNSGSGKTILTSGLIKALMDLNYTVFPCKTGPDYIDTAFLGRAAKYMAQNLDMHLQGDIKHAIDVEKDLCIVEGAMGYFDGIYNTFENSSFNIAKNLNLDTVLIYTPKGEMFSAIPKIKGMVDFAGNIKGIIFNRISKHYYELLKSALEQHVDIKVLGFIEEKDDYILQSRHLGLIQSSEIEDIDKKVNTMAENIKKNIDIETMLSLFKDVEAFKKAKYDKTGFRAAIAMDKAFSFYYRENLEILNSLFDVTYFSPIEDDKLPECDFLYLGGGYPEVFKKELSRNKTMLNSIRQYSQNGGYIFAECGGLMYLTKEIDGFEMTGVFDGISYMTDRLQNFGYVDVEIKNDCLIGKKGDKFTGHEFHKSLSQINCVNLLTVKKTMGNRITECGYQVNNTFAMYQHVSFLGSFNIIENIISNMKGE
- a CDS encoding pyridoxal phosphate-dependent aminotransferase, encoding MHGGDIYSHNKKVIDFSSNINPLGVMPELKEYLIKCFDEVSVYPDIKYRRLKKNIADYLNVEPSQVVAGNGAVEIINNFILFFDRVVVFTPCFSEYVLRAKALNKEVRKFKYDSNFEIAIEELKNNIRPKDLIILGNPNNPNGKRIDREVLINLAVITQEKGAFLMLDEAFYEFCPYDYDSIELLKNFDDICIIRAATKFFALPGIRLGYAKVSANWAERYKEIELPWSINSFADAATEIIFKNKDYIKKSKEYINEERQYMLNILSKIKNIVAYKTDANFILIKLLKYDEDFIYNRLLEKGILIRKCSNIDGLDKSYIRIAIKSREYNDLILKELIDILGE